The Tenebrio molitor chromosome 2, icTenMoli1.1, whole genome shotgun sequence DNA segment AACGTTCTAAATTCAAAATACCAATCAAATTATTTGTGATATCGTGCAAGAAACTGTCTAGTGAGACGTAAATACGCAATTTTGTAACCTTCTCGGAGGATTTTATGCTTTTTCTGTACATAATACGTATTTTATTCCAAATACATATGAAAATTACTCACATCGACGGACTTTTACTGAGAATCCCCGGACGGTTTATCCTCCTCCTTGGACGCCTCCTCCTCGTCTTCTTCCAGCTTTTTGAACTTGTTCACAtctaaaaacacaacattAAGACACTTTGCAAAAATTCTTTGACACATTCAAAACACCACCATTATAGAGGGCGCCACCACGCAAACTTcatatttgtcttttttaataaaagttgttgcaaattacgaaataatttagaatcACCCCTAAACTACATTCcactttttataaataaattaattaataacagaATACATTTTTACGTGTCACATCAAAAATTACAGTTGGCACACCTTACATGTAAGAtacaatttttgacatttgtttaaatctttGAATAAAGCAATAGTTTTAGCAATTAAGTACCATATTTGGATATATCTCCTCCCAGAAGTCTCAACAAATGCACCGTGCTGTGTTGAGACATGTAACACCTGAGTGATGTGGTACCCCTCCAGCCGCTGATGTGGATGACCAACGGCACGTCATTACCCTCAATGTCCTCCttgtaaattaaaacacaACTCCCAGGACCTGCAAACATCGATGAAAATCcacaatacatatttttatcaacTCACTTAAATTCTCGACTTGTTTTTGTATGACTTCCGACAGTGACGTAATCGGGGGCGACTTTTCAGGATTGTCGTTCATCAACAACGTAATCAAGTCCTCCCTAGGAATGTCAATTTTCCTACTGTCCCCGATATACGGATAAATGCTTTCCAACCCGTCATTTGCAATTCTAAAGGcacatttcatatttttgttatCACAACGAACGAACGCTTTAACGCCTGTGTTAATGAACTTGATGACGTTTTGATTCTGTACGACCAAATCGCGGACCGCATTTGACGTCAAGTAGATGTTCTTCTTCTTGCCGATGTGACACCGCGTCAGCAGACATTTTGAATCGAAAGTGTCAGAGATTTCATAAAACGACTTGATCTCGTCCCAGACCGGTTCTTCTTCCTTGAAGAAGACGAAGGGGTCTTCTCTGTAACCTTCGTTGCGACGCTTCTTTCGTTGATTTTGCGGCAGATCGTCTTCATTTTCGCGTTTCTTGTTGGCGATCTGTTCGCCCACTTCATTAGCCTTGAACGACTTTTCTTTGGCGCTGAGGGGCTTCAGCTTTTCCAAGACGGCGACGAAGAAGGCACCCGTGTTTTGGTGGTGGGGCAAAATTCGCATACTGAGACGatacattaataaaataaataaaacaaaaaccgaTTGAGCATACCATCTGTGCAAATTGTACGAAGCTTTGTCTTCTGGTTTGGGTGGGAACATTTGCGGCCTTATCGTGGTCCTCCACTTTTCATCCACTTCTTCGTAAGAAGTGTAAAACTCCAAATTTCTGCTGCTCACCAGCCAACTTTCCATACCTACCCCCAAATACattgtacaaaataaaataacataataGAATAAAAAACTCCACCTGGGACATATTTTAAGCCTGGCAAAGAGCTGCTGACATCGACCAGCTGAAGAGCGCCATCTGTTTCCGCGAGTAACCTATGAATTACAGCTTCATTTTCTACTGGATTTATGGAGCAAGTGGAATAGACTAGACGCCCCCCCACAGTCAACAGTTCAGCTCCCCTTCTCACAATTCTCGATTGAATtctaaatagaaaaaattaaatccgctcaatttactaaataaaaacaatcgcTACCCGTGCAAATTTAAGCCGTTTGCCGGCGTCCACTTCATCCAAATGTCCGGATTCTTTCTCAAAGTGCCGTCCCCGGAGCAGGGCACGTCGCACAAAATCCGGTCGAATTGGACTTGTTCGACTGATCCGTCCGGTAGTGAAGCCGACAAATTGGGCAAAATGGCGCTGTCGTGGTTGATCACAGCCACGCAGGGCGAATTCAGCCTCTTAGCTTGGTGCACCAACATGTAACACCTCTTGTTGTCGACGTCATTCGCGATCACGTATCCCGAAGGGATGGGATCGTCGTTCGCGTGCAATATCTCCAGAAGCTGCGCCGTTTTGGATCCGGGGGCCGCGCACATGTCTAGAACCTAATCTGAGTTGTGATTTGCGGTGGCTGAATGCGCGACTCACTTTGTGGTGTGGTTGGACGTCAAGCAATAAAGGCGGAATCATACTGACGGTTTCTTGTCGCGAGATTGTCCCGTGCTCGGTTTCGGAAATTAAAAAGTTGTGCAATTTGTAGTAAGCCTCGCAACGGCGGATGTCTTTTCGCGTCAGTTCCAACTGCCAGGCTAGCTTATTTGGATACCtaattgttttcattattttatcgACAAATCTGCATCTATCATACTTACCAAGGTAAAGGGAATATGTTTGGCGGTTTACCGTCAACACCCTCCTGGTTTAAGCAGTCTTTAATGAATTGACCTTGAACTGTTTCCAACATTTTACAAGCCTCCCCTTTCGAGCCTGTTATGCGAAACGTGGCAGGCAGATCTGTTTTCAAGCTTGTAATAAACTCATCAAATTCCTCGCTTTTGCACACGTTCTGAGTCTAATAAAATCAATAAGTGATTATcgataaatatatttttgtatacCGACCTCGTAGtacttgacaaatttttcattttctttgacTATGTCCATGTAAGGCTTCCGCGTGTCGCTTTGACCCCCCTAGTcaagtttattttcaaaattaagaaaatacatattttgaggttagaatTGAAGTCACCTGTTTTTGTTGGGAGAACTgatgattttttctaaaacCCGCTTTTCTGCGCCCCATCGTATTacagcttttttatttaacctagttatgaattttatgtAACTAATTTAGTAAATAAAACACCGTACACAGATAACCTCCAAATAAGAGTTTCACTGTTTCTGACTGAAAAACACGTGTTGTCAGAAGTGCCAACACAAACGCTTAATTGTTGCCACACATTACTGCAGACGTGTTTAGTGACATCGGACGCTGGAGTTTGGCAGGCCTGACGATTTTCACTGTATTGAGCGCAAAATGGcgattcaaaaataattttgaaaatcggAAAATTAATCAACAGTGCATTTATTGTGCATTAAAATATCATATAAAATATACATGACATGTTTGTACAATGAACAGTGTTCTTTAACGATGAGTATAACAACAAATTGAGTACATTAACAATTTCacgctgaaattataaattctgAGCGGAACTTGGGTGTCTTGAGAAAGATCTCGTGTACGTTCGAGGGTCAGAAATCCACCGAGTTGAATACCTCTTCGAAGCTACCGGCGGATTCAAAGATACATCGGTGTCTCGCAGCTCCAGACTTTCAATGATGGACGAGGACGGGCAAGAGCTGGGGGATGGGGTAAGTTGTGGGGACAGCGGGCAATAAATGGGAGAAGATGTACCGTTGTACCTCGCTCGTGGTCTCCGATTGGTCAAGGAAATGTCCGGATACTTGCAAGTCGGGCTGAAAACGGGTGAGTAGTATTCCGGGGAGAACGAGTAGTCTGGAGATTCAGGAGGAGAGGAAAAACAGTAGACCGAAGAGGGACAATACTTGGAAGAGGAGGTACGTTCGTCGTTGTTGGAGTAACTGAAGCGAAATTTGGGACGCGATGAGTTGTCCGGCAATGCAGGGCTGTAAATCGGGGACAAGGGGAGATAGTTCGGGGGAGCGGGCGAGTGCGGAGGGGTCGCGTAGGGAGTGGGCGAGGAGAAAGTGTAGGTGGAAGATGAGCGGGAGTAGTATGGGGAAGGTGGGCAAGAAATGGGGGACGACAGAGTAGAACTGCGAACCGAATGCGAGGGGGATGTCGGACACGACGTCGAAGAGAACGAAGAGTAATTCGATGCAGCTGAGCAGTAAGTCGAAGACAAAGGTGAACAAGTGGAGGAAGAATACTGTTTAGGGGAGAACGGGTAGTACGTGGGGGACCAGTCGCGTTGGGGAGAGGTGAAATAATACTGAGAAGGAGACGAGGCTAGGTAATACGGGGAACGGTAACTGTCGGGGGAGGTTGGAGACAGCGGCGAATAATAACTCGGAGAACGATACTTTTGCGTCTTTGCGGAATTGTACCAGGGTCAAAGATGAGACTGGACCGGAGTGGGTGTGGCGTCTTTCAAGGGCGACAAAGAAGTTGGAGACTCTGGGGAGTAGTACGGAGAAGGTGCATTACAAACGAGAGACGCGCCAGCGTTCGTCGCCAAAGAAGTTGCGTAATTCGGAGGTGTCGAGTAGTAGGTCGGATTTTTTGAATTGTGATTTTCTTCTATGATCTGGACATAAAAAGACATGATGTAAAGGTTAAGGGATACGATTGTCACGTACCCGTTTTTGATACGTGTAGGAATGGTTTTTTCTTCTACAACCCATCAGGAAGCGTAAAATGTTTGATATGTATTTCAGAAATCGTTCAATACTGACgtatttatggaaaaaattctaataacaGGAGGTTACATAACCTGTACGCTTCGATGTCCAAGATGACAACTGGTGGTTGAGGCGCAGGACCGGGTGCGCCAACACCTGGATCGACACCGGATAAAAATCAAACACCCAACTGTACTCaactttttatttgaacttttAACATCtatacataataaaatatattctaTATACATGAGACTTTCCTCAAAACtaataaagaaaaacacaagaaacaaaaattctataaaataCAGTCTTTTACTTAGTGTAGTGCTGTCACTATAAAAACTTATTCCAAAATATAAATAGCCCAGAAAACTAAAAACTAACAATCTAAACGTTAAAAAAGTAGAAAGATTAATGTCCCTAGTCTTGATCCTGACTGGGACTGGTGGGTGAATAACTCGGACTCGACGGTGAGTACCTCGGTGGTTGAGGCGAGTACGCTGGTGACGCCGGCGAGTAGCTCGGGGACGTCGGCGTGTAGGTGGGTGACGTCGGCGAATACTTTGTACTGTGCGGTGAATATTGAGGACTCGTCGGTGAATAGCTCGGCGAACTCGGCGAGTAATTCGGAGACGACGGTGAGTACCGCGAACTCGCAGCCGGAGTGTGCTGTGGACTCGACGGCGAGTAATTCGGCGACGTCGGTGAATAACTCGGGGAAGTCGGTGAGTACTGTGGACTTCCTCCGGCGAACGACGGCGAAGTGGGCGAGTAGCTTGGAGAAGTCGGAGAGTATTTGGGTGAAGAAGGCGAATAACTCGGCGACGCCGGAGAATACTGTGGCGACGACGGACTGTAACTCGGGCTCGTGGGCGAGTAACTTGGCGACGCCGGTGTGTACCTCGGCGACGAAGGACTGTAACTGGGACTCGTCGGAGAGTAACTCGGCGAGGTGGGACTGTAGCTGGGACTCGTCGGAGAGTAACTCGGCGACGTGGGACTGTAACTGGGACTCGTCGGAGAATAACTCGGCGAGGTGGGGCTGTAACTCGGACTCGTCGGAGAGTAACTCGGCGAGGTGGGACTGTAACTCGGACTGGTCGGCGAGTAACTCGGTGACGTGGGACTGTAACTCGGACTGGTTGGAGAATAACTCGGTGATGTGGGACTGTAGCTGGGACTCGTGGGCGAATAGCTCGGCGATGTGGGCGAGTACGAAGGAGACGTCGGACTGTAACTCGGGCTCGTGGGCGAGTAACTTGGAGATGTGGGACTGTAATTGGGACTCGTTGGAGAATATCCCGGAGAGCTTGGAGAGTACCCGGGCGAAACCGGCGTCATAGATGGAGAAGTGGGCTGGAAGGATGGGCTCGAGGGACTGTACGACGGCGACTGACCGTGAGGCGAGGCCATGAACGGCGACATCGCCGGAGACTGTGGAGTCGGCGACCAAGCACCGTAACCCGGAGACATTCCGGACGCGTCTGACGCCGCCGACGGCGAGAACGCCGGTCCTCCAGGCGTCATACCGCTTCCCATCAAATCTGCCAAAAGAACATCGTTAGTAAAAATCGTCGAGTCGAGCGTTGCTTACGTACTGTGCGGGGACCAAGCGCTGCCGACGTACGGTGTGGTGCCTTGATTCCAAGGAGTCATCGCCCCTCCGGGACTCATGCTCGGCGTCGCGGCCGATCCGAAGAACATCCCCGAAGACATGATGTCGGCTCCGTGGGCTTGCGGTATCGGAATACCCATTTTACACTTCTCCGCGTCCAACAGCAAATCAAAACAACCGGTACCCATCCGCGGCAACTGGCCCATGATGATGTTCTCGGAGACGCCCCTCATGGGATCGACTTCTGCGTGGGAGGCGGCGTCCATCAGCACGTCCACCGTTTCCTCGAAGGAGCATCTCATCAGAGCGCCGGTGTCTTGTCTGTTGATGCCGTGACGCGTGATGGCCATCAAGTGACCTTTGGCGGTCATGACGTCGCACAACAAAGCGAGATGCCGGTAGTTCACGTACAGACCGTAGAACTGCAGCACGGCGTTCATTTCTTTCTCGACGGATTTACGAACGGCTTCGATTCCCAGCACCGAGAAAATCTCGCAGATGTCGTTGGAGAAGGTCCTGACGGGATCGACGTCTCTTTCGGAGAGGACCTTCATCATGCTGGTGCCGTCGGTTTCCAGCAGCCACTCGGCGATCGCCTTGAACTCTCCGGTCTCCGTGATCACGATCCTCTTCTTGGAGTCGTTCTGGGGCAGGTGCATGTACACTTTCGAGATGGCCTCGATACCTTGCAAGGTCATGTCGCTCAACATGTTCGCTTCGATGCACCTCAAGAACATGTCGTCGTCCATCTTGTCCACGTCTTCGTCGGCGCCATCTCCGAATTTGCCGTCGTCGCTGTTCATTATGCGAATTCGCAAGACCAACTTTTCCGCGTTGTCGTCGTTGAAGATGCAATTCAAGTCGTCACCGAAGCCGGCGTTGATCTTCTCGGCTATCTGTTCCATGGTCAATTTCTTGTCGGTCATCCTCTTCCTGTCCAATTCGATGCGCAACAGCCACGGTGAAATTCTCGTCGGATCGAAATCCGGCATCTCGTAATACACATTGACGAACTCCTGATCCTCCGGGATGACGGTATTTTGTGGATCCGGATCGTAGTAGATGGCAGtgttggccgtcactttccgCAACGTGGTGTGCTCGAGTCTGCACAGCACGTTTTTGGCTTTCTCCGCGTCTCTGGCGGCGGCGCCCGTCAGGAAAACCGTTAGAGACGGAGCTTTGGGCTTCTTGGATATGTTGATGATTTCCTTCAGACGGGGCACACCCAAGGTCACGTTCTTCGACGACACGCCGGCGAAATGGAAAGTGTTGAGTGTCATCTGGGTGGCGGGTTCGCCGAGCGACTGAGCGGCCAAAGCGCCCACCATCTCGCCGGGGTTGGCTTGAGCTTGTTGGAATCTGGTCTCGATCTCACCAATCAACCACTCGAACGCCTCCGTGCTCAATCGGAACTCCTCCGACACGCACTTGGTGCAGAGAGTCGACCTGACAAGACACTGGAACAGTAGAGTGGCGTTTTCGTTCGCTTGTTTCGACAGTCTGTCCTCTCCGGCCACGATCACGCATTTATTGAGGAGCTCGCGGACCCCCTGGATCACCCTCAGCGGGGACAAATCGGTCGGTGCCCTCTTGTTGATGTGGAAAATCTTCTGCACGTTCCAGATCATGCGTTGCAAGTTACACGGCAGCACAACTTTTGACTCTCCACTCGGGAAAATCTGTCTCAACGCTTCTCTGTCCTTCTGCAACTGCTCCCACTCGGTTTCCAACTCGGAGATGACCTCACCGGAACCCATCAGATCTTTGATGACCTCTTCGTTGAACACTCTTCTCAAGTATCTCTCGTTGCTGGGGTCGAAACGGAATTTCCTCTCGAAAGCTTTGTTGCTGAGCTTCACGGTCGGCAGGGTTTGAAACTCGACCATCTCTCCGCAGAGGCCGTCTTCTCCGTAGCGCAACTGGATGAGCTGACCCACCGAGTTACGCACGGTGCCGTCGTAATGCACCATTACAGACTCCATAGCTTTGATGAGACGACGTTGGATGTAGCCAGTTTCTGCTGTCTTGACAGCGGTATCGATGAGACCTTCACGACCACCCATGGCGTGAAAATAGAACTCGGACGGTGTCAGACCGGCTAAGTACGAGTTTTCGACGAAACCGCGCGATTCTGGACCGTAATCGTCCTTGATGAAGTGTGGGAGGGTGCGCTTGCGGAAGCCGAACGGGATACGTTTACCTTCGACGTTTTGTTGACCCACGCAAGCAATAACCTGGAACGCAAGCACGTCACAAAATGCAAAGTGAAAGCTCGAGCAGCACCTGTGATATGTTGATGTTGGAACCTTTGGAACCCGACACGACCATGGCCTTCAAGTTGTTGTACTCAGTCAGAGACTTCTTAGCCGAGCCTCCGGTTTTGTCACGAGCGTCGTTCAAAATTCTGTTCACTTGATTTTCGAAAGTCTGCCTCAGAGTGTTGCCAGGAGTGGGTTCCAGTTCCATATTGTGGGCCTTCTGGATCACTTCTATTACGTCCTCCTTAGCCTTTTTGATAgctttttgaatttccaagTACGTCTGGGGATCGGCGATCGTATCGCCGATACCAATACTGTGACCTGCaacgcaattttttttatcaaacggAAGGATTATTTTCACCGAGAGTCTACCTTCCAGGAGTAGCCAGTTGTTGACTACAGTTTGGATGTTGCCGTAAAATCGGCCGCACACTTCGTGCCCCAGCTCCAACATACAAATGTGAAGCAGAGACCCAGCCGAAGTACCCAAAGTTCTTTTGCACAGAATTCCCATGATCAGTTCTCCGTGTTCCACCATGACCTTGGTGTCTCCAGGCGAGATCCATTTGTAGGGTCCGTCGTCCTCGTCGTCGGGATGGGTCGAATGCGTCCGGATCATGTTGACGTTTCCGGGAATGATCAACGAGAAGATTTGCTTGCCGGTCCACAAGGGTTTGGGTTTCAAGATGGCGGGTCTGGGCATCTTCCCGTCCCATATGGGCAAAAACATCAACAAGTTCATCATCTGCTCCTTCTCTATGAACACGTCCCTCTTGGTCATCTTCCTGATGGCGGTCAACGTGTCCTGTACGATACCCATGACGGGTTTGTTCGCCTGGGGGGTGATAATCTGTCTGGGGGTGATGTGCAAGTTCTCCACCTCCGCCCTCGTCTCCATGCTTTGGGGCACGTGCAAGTTCATCTCGTCCCCGTCGAAATCGGCGTTGTACGGCGACGTGCACGACAGGTTCATCCTGAACGTGGACCAGGGGAGGACTTTGACCCTGTGTCCCATCATACTCATCTTGTGGAGGGTCGGCTGGCGGTTGAAAATGACCAAATCGCCGTCTCTGATGTGCCTTTCCACTTTGTAGCCGCACTGTAAGTGGAGGTCGGACGATTTCGGGTGGAACCTCAGATCGATCCTTTCTCCGTTGTCCCGGATAATGTATTTGGCTCCGGGATATTGGGAGTTGCCTCTCTGGACCAGTTCTAACATTTTGTCGAAATTGAAAGGTGTGACTATTTCGGGAAATGTCAAGTTTTGCGCGATGCTTCGAGGGATTCCGACTTGGTCGATGCGGAGGTTCGGGTCGGGGGTGATTACGGTACGGGCGGAGAAATCGACACGCTTGCCCATCAAGTTGCCACGGATGCGACCCTCTTTGCCCTTCAGACGGGACTTTAGCGCTTTCAGGGGTTTACCCGACTTTTGCATCGCTCTGCAACAAACGAAACgcttcaaatttcaaatcaaacaaaaaaagttgcttCTCTTAATGTGGCACGgttgcaaaaataaacaacgCGGAATGTTTTTATTACTTGGAATCTATACACATATTGCGCAACAATCATTACGTCATTTCTCcacaaaaataataccacCACCTTACACAATTATCTCAATTTATGCTGCGTTTTTGCATTTCGGGCCAACTGTTAcacatcaatttaaaaaaaaataattgtgattTCTTCCCATCTCACCTTGGCATTCCGGGCATGTCGTTGTCGACCAACGTCGCCACATGGAACTGCAGCATCTTTATATTTTCTCCAATAACGTGAGCCGCAGCTCCCGCGGCTTCGTTCTTCTGCAATTCGTTATTGGACTTAATTATGTCGGCCAATTTGTGGGTCAAATCGTCTTGATTCCTTGCGGAACCGTACATCACAACGGCCGGACGTACAGGTAGCGGCGGTACCGGCAGTACTGTCACAATCATCCAGTCAGGACGAGCAAATTTCGGGTCCATACCCAATATGAAACACTCCTCGTCTGCCAAAACGTTACATAagcaacaatacaatttttttttggttttgttcacCTGTGATATGTTTGAGGATCTCCCAGACTCTTTCAGCAGACAAGGCGATTTTCTTCTCTTGCGAATCTTCATTTAAATGCTTCCATTCCGCGGTGAGATCGAGTCCTATCCGCCTGATGTTGGGCTGGTAGCGACCACAACCACCGTGACCTTGCTTTTTAGCTAAACGCGGCAAGTTATCAAAAATAACAGAACTGATATTTGTGACTTACCTTGATTTGGGTCTTCGCCCTCTTTACCGACGTCCATCTCGTCGCCGCCCTCGCAAATATTTTTGCCCTTGCAGAGATCATAAACGAACGCCAGGCGCTTCCTGGGTTGTCCTTTTGACTTCATGACAACCTCTTTTATTTTGGGGTTGTTGGGACTGACGAGGAGTTTGCTGCAGTAGAAGCAGACGCACCTCAGGATTTTGATCGTTTTTGTGACGAAGCCGACGTGAAAGACGGGTTTGGCTAGGTCTATGTGTCCAAAGTGTCCAGGACACTCGGTCATGTTGCCAGCACAAGTCTGGCATCTGGAGTGGCGATCGATGACGCCCTGTCTGGGGTCCATAAGGCCCCCCATTTTGGGGCGGCCCGCTTCCATGGTCTCGGGGAAGCGGATGCCACCCTCGGTGACGGACATACGACGCTGCAAAAAACATTGCATTCAAAATTGGTGCCAAGGCGAGTGACTTTTGATTTTGGCGGTTGGCATCACTGACTACGTCAGATGTTTGGGTGGTAGCTGCCATATCTCATAAAACAATAGTAATCGTCAGAAACTGTGTTTTTGTTGATCAGATCTGTCGTTGGTGTCTCAATTGAGCAACTGTGAAGGATTTTCGTGCTAATTTTCGCTGTCGAGTGTCGATTTCGACAGATCGCAAAATGTTGGACAGCGTACTTGATCGCAGAGGAAACGGTTCCtgaacagcatttttatgTCGGCAGTTTTTTGGTATTAATTCGTGTTTTTCGGGTCCAAATTTATGATAAAAACGTGACGCAACAGTTGCAGTTTCGTTTACTTACTATTTCATCTGGACTTAATATGCCGAACTGCACTCTTTTCACTGTTCTAAGCGGAGCTTTACTGTCACTTGCGGCCATTTTGGTGGCAAACACAAGCCTACTGCGATCCTCTCCTTGTAAATGTGTTGTAGCGCGCTATGGCGTCGCGTGGAAAATCCATCCCCACTCTAGGTGGTGGGAGTCGTGCACATGCGCACAAATGTACGCAGTGGCGTACCACACAAAAATAGGGCTCTATTTGTTTAACGCTAAGTGGTTTAACccagtaaaaataatatacactgagtaaaaatgacaaattccCAGTAAAATAACACAGATGTTCAGCACAATTATATAAGTGAGTTGTAAGAAACCAGATTTGTacagtaaaaaatatgtttcgtTAGGAAAACAAACGCCGagtaaaaatgataaaattgttataaaaaaaatatattcagcAAAGTTCCAAATTTGAATTGGATAGCATTAAGTTTCTAAGTAGTCATTGCataaattagattttaaaaaaccgggaaatgtcaaagaactTGACACATTTGATTAGTTTTTTTCGTAGTGTGAAAATGGCTTTTTTAGAAGTGAGTTAGAAGTATAAATCTATTAAAGTGTGAAATAAGATTCCTCAAACTGTAAAATAAAGTACTTCTTGGTACTTCATTCAGGTAAGTCTCGTTTTTAAAACGTTTCCTCGATGCTGTTATATCGCGCTTACCAACCTCGTTACGTAATACACTATATTTCACGTTATAAAAAGAAGCTCATTAATATTGATTAAAGACCAATAAACATGagcactcgtcagtctgcagagaaAAACGCagacaacgcaaaaagtgaggttatatttaaacagctgatctgtgatcTGTAAATCTGTAAtacgtggtgcgttcacaatcaactcttcaagACCTACTTCtaggataaatttaaacgaaCACCGATATAACTCTCTCGGCGTCATGGGCGTCACATGCGCAACTTTCGCAGTCACCCCCCCCACAAAACGCAACAGTAtagtaaaattttctttatttacgaAAAGTACAAGTGCATAACACTTATGCAATATTTTATAAGATCAAAAAGTGATCGGTAGATAATACTGTGTAAAAGtgttaaaattcaaagtggcCTCTCGTATGTCAAACTGCTAccgcaaaccagacgtcttcaGTCCCATCAGAGTGCTCTGACTTATAATCCCGTGCGACTGGTGGTAGTTGTTGTAGGCGGGGTATCCATTCTTCACGTTGGCAAACCTCTTCTTCATCCCGTTCTCCCTGACGTGCTGCCTGTCGTTGACCTGCGTCTTGTTAAGATTCTTGGGAAAGTGAAGGTTCTGCTTGGTGATGACTTTGGAATCGGATTTGATCACCGTCACCACGTGATCGTTCGCTCTGGCGTTATAATTGATCCTCGGTTCTGAGCGAGTGGCGCACGACTTCGGTTCCTTCATCGACGGAGGAGGTTTCCCGTAGTGCTTGCTGATTCTGGACGGCAGTTCGGGAGTGAAGGCTTTGGTCTTGCAGGAACTCTTGTGTCGGTTGTGGTGGGTCGACATGATTTCGTACAGCTTGTTCCTGTAGTCCTCCACGGAGAGGCGGACGTCGTCCTTGAACGGGATCACGATGTCATGCGACAACTCTATCTCTTGGTCGGGGTCGTGGAAAGCTGAGACGTACTCGTGCTCCAGAGCCTCCTCAGCAGTCAGTCTTTTGTTCGG contains these protein-coding regions:
- the Nsun2 gene encoding tRNA (cytosine(34)-C(5))-methyltransferase, with protein sequence MGRRKAGFRKNHQFSQQKQGGQSDTRKPYMDIVKENEKFVKYYETQNVCKSEEFDEFITSLKTDLPATFRITGSKGEACKMLETVQGQFIKDCLNQEGVDGKPPNIFPLPWYPNKLAWQLELTRKDIRRCEAYYKLHNFLISETEHGTISRQETVSMIPPLLLDVQPHHKVLDMCAAPGSKTAQLLEILHANDDPIPSGYVIANDVDNKRCYMLVHQAKRLNSPCVAVINHDSAILPNLSASLPDGSVEQVQFDRILCDVPCSGDGTLRKNPDIWMKWTPANGLNLHGIQSRIVRRGAELLTVGGRLVYSTCSINPVENEAVIHRLLAETDGALQLVDVSSSLPGLKYVPGMESWLVSSRNLEFYTSYEEVDEKWRTTIRPQMFPPKPEDKASYNLHRCMRILPHHQNTGAFFVAVLEKLKPLSAKEKSFKANEVGEQIANKKRENEDDLPQNQRKKRRNEGYREDPFVFFKEEEPVWDEIKSFYEISDTFDSKCLLTRCHIGKKKNIYLTSNAVRDLVVQNQNVIKFINTGVKAFVRCDNKNMKCAFRIANDGLESIYPYIGDSRKIDIPREDLITLLMNDNPEKSPPITSLSEVIQKQVENLSPGSCVLIYKEDIEGNDVPLVIHISGWRGTTSLRCYMSQHSTVHLLRLLGGDISKYDVNKFKKLEEDEEEASKEEDKPSGDSQ
- the Polr2A gene encoding DNA-directed RNA polymerase II subunit RPB1 — encoded protein: MAASDSKAPLRTVKRVQFGILSPDEIRRMSVTEGGIRFPETMEAGRPKMGGLMDPRQGVIDRHSRCQTCAGNMTECPGHFGHIDLAKPVFHVGFVTKTIKILRCVCFYCSKLLVSPNNPKIKEVVMKSKGQPRKRLAFVYDLCKGKNICEGGDEMDVGKEGEDPNQAKKQGHGGCGRYQPNIRRIGLDLTAEWKHLNEDSQEKKIALSAERVWEILKHITDEECFILGMDPKFARPDWMIVTVLPVPPLPVRPAVVMYGSARNQDDLTHKLADIIKSNNELQKNEAAGAAAHVIGENIKMLQFHVATLVDNDMPGMPRAMQKSGKPLKALKSRLKGKEGRIRGNLMGKRVDFSARTVITPDPNLRIDQVGIPRSIAQNLTFPEIVTPFNFDKMLELVQRGNSQYPGAKYIIRDNGERIDLRFHPKSSDLHLQCGYKVERHIRDGDLVIFNRQPTLHKMSMMGHRVKVLPWSTFRMNLSCTSPYNADFDGDEMNLHVPQSMETRAEVENLHITPRQIITPQANKPVMGIVQDTLTAIRKMTKRDVFIEKEQMMNLLMFLPIWDGKMPRPAILKPKPLWTGKQIFSLIIPGNVNMIRTHSTHPDDEDDGPYKWISPGDTKVMVEHGELIMGILCKRTLGTSAGSLLHICMLELGHEVCGRFYGNIQTVVNNWLLLEGHSIGIGDTIADPQTYLEIQKAIKKAKEDVIEVIQKAHNMELEPTPGNTLRQTFENQVNRILNDARDKTGGSAKKSLTEYNNLKAMVVSGSKGSNINISQVIACVGQQNVEGKRIPFGFRKRTLPHFIKDDYGPESRGFVENSYLAGLTPSEFYFHAMGGREGLIDTAVKTAETGYIQRRLIKAMESVMVHYDGTVRNSVGQLIQLRYGEDGLCGEMVEFQTLPTVKLSNKAFERKFRFDPSNERYLRRVFNEEVIKDLMGSGEVISELETEWEQLQKDREALRQIFPSGESKVVLPCNLQRMIWNVQKIFHINKRAPTDLSPLRVIQGVRELLNKCVIVAGEDRLSKQANENATLLFQCLVRSTLCTKCVSEEFRLSTEAFEWLIGEIETRFQQAQANPGEMVGALAAQSLGEPATQMTLNTFHFAGVSSKNVTLGVPRLKEIINISKKPKAPSLTVFLTGAAARDAEKAKNVLCRLEHTTLRKVTANTAIYYDPDPQNTVIPEDQEFVNVYYEMPDFDPTRISPWLLRIELDRKRMTDKKLTMEQIAEKINAGFGDDLNCIFNDDNAEKLVLRIRIMNSDDGKFGDGADEDVDKMDDDMFLRCIEANMLSDMTLQGIEAISKVYMHLPQNDSKKRIVITETGEFKAIAEWLLETDGTSMMKVLSERDVDPVRTFSNDICEIFSVLGIEAVRKSVEKEMNAVLQFYGLYVNYRHLALLCDVMTAKGHLMAITRHGINRQDTGALMRCSFEETVDVLMDAASHAEVDPMRGVSENIIMGQLPRMGTGCFDLLLDAEKCKMGIPIPQAHGADIMSSGMFFGSAATPSMSPGGAMTPWNQGTTPYVGSAWSPHNLMGSGMTPGGPAFSPSAASDASGMSPGYGAWSPTPQSPAMSPFMASPHGQSPSYSPSSPSFQPTSPSMTPVSPGYSPSSPGYSPTSPNYSPTSPSYSPTSPSYSPTSPSYSPTSPSYSPTSPSYSPTSPSYSPTSPSYSPTSPSYSPTSPSYSPTSPSYSPTSPSYSPTSPSYSPTSPSYSPTSPSYSPTSPSYSPTSPSYSPTSPSYSPSSPRYTPASPSYSPTSPSYSPSSPQYSPASPSYSPSSPKYSPTSPSYSPTSPSFAGGSPQYSPTSPSYSPTSPNYSPSSPQHTPAASSRYSPSSPNYSPSSPSYSPTSPQYSPHSTKYSPTSPTYTPTSPSYSPASPAYSPQPPRYSPSSPSYSPTSPSQDQD